A region from the Sphingomonas flavescens genome encodes:
- a CDS encoding VOC family protein codes for MSGPRIDYVELPSATAHELTWAFYAKAFGWTFTKYGPDYAATTNGITDLGLQGDRSEALSAPLPVIRVDDLDAAFNQVAGAGGVIAKPIFAFPGGRRFHFIDPSGSELAVWSAT; via the coding sequence GTGAGCGGGCCGCGGATCGATTATGTCGAATTGCCAAGCGCGACGGCGCATGAGCTCACGTGGGCTTTCTATGCAAAAGCGTTTGGCTGGACGTTCACGAAATACGGACCAGATTACGCTGCAACGACAAACGGCATCACGGACCTCGGTCTACAGGGCGACCGGAGCGAAGCGCTTTCGGCTCCATTGCCCGTCATTCGGGTCGACGACCTCGATGCGGCATTCAATCAGGTAGCCGGTGCGGGCGGCGTGATTGCCAAGCCCATCTTTGCGTTCCCGGGTGGCAGGAGGTTTCACTTCATTGATCCGTCCGGGAGCGAACTCGCGGTCTGGAGTGCGACGTAG
- the lexA gene encoding transcriptional repressor LexA — protein sequence MLTAKQRELLLFIDDRLKDKGISPSFDEMREALDLKSKSGVHRLISALEERGFIRRLPNRARALEVVKLPEARPSATVTPIRPVTTAPANDTLEIPMHGKIAAGTPIEALQGTESFAVPAALLGTGEHYALEVSGDSMVDEGILDGDFALIRKVDVAHDGEIVVALIDEEEATLKTFRREGSMIRLDPANRNYEPQRYDPRRVRIQGRLAGLIRRY from the coding sequence ATGCTCACCGCCAAGCAGCGCGAATTGCTGTTGTTCATCGATGACCGCCTCAAGGATAAGGGGATCAGTCCCAGTTTCGATGAAATGCGCGAGGCTTTGGACCTGAAGTCCAAGTCGGGTGTGCACCGGTTGATCTCGGCGCTGGAGGAACGCGGCTTCATACGCCGACTGCCCAATCGGGCGCGCGCGCTTGAGGTGGTGAAGCTACCTGAAGCAAGGCCATCGGCCACGGTGACACCAATCCGCCCGGTGACCACGGCGCCTGCCAACGACACACTTGAAATTCCGATGCACGGCAAGATTGCCGCGGGCACACCGATCGAGGCGCTGCAGGGCACGGAAAGTTTTGCGGTTCCGGCGGCTTTGCTCGGCACGGGCGAGCATTACGCGCTGGAGGTTTCCGGTGATTCGATGGTCGACGAGGGCATCCTCGATGGCGACTTCGCGTTGATCCGCAAGGTCGATGTCGCGCATGACGGCGAGATTGTCGTGGCATTGATCGATGAGGAAGAAGCCACGCTCAAGACTTTCCGCCGCGAGGGCAGCATGATCCGTCTCGACCCGGCGAACCGCAATTACGAGCCTCAGCGCTACGATCCGCGGCGGGTGCGGATCCAGGGCCGACTTGCCGGTCTGATCCGCCGTTACTGA
- a CDS encoding peptidylprolyl isomerase, translating to MLSFFRRLSKSKIGTGIMALILIAILAGFAIADISNFGSGKIGLGGSTGALASVGNQDVTEREASEAMQRRLQEARQQRPEADYNSVISDLPAVINALIDQSTMLAFADKYGFPLSKRLVDAEIAQLPNTKGLDGKFSEQAYQQFLAQQRLTDPQVRRILSGGLLQRLMLTPIATNARVPVGMATPYASLLLEAREGEAAIVPTELFKAGLKPTDAQIQQFYGANRNRYTVPEQRALRIARIGAEQVAGVVPSDKEITDYYNANKTAYAPSDTRSLTQVVVPDQPTANAIAQRVKGGQTLSAAAAPAGAHAALTTLTDQSRAAYSSVAGDKTANAVFAAANGALVGPIQSDFGWVIVKIDAVKAGGGKTIEQARAEIATKLTADKRKSAIEDLVDKVQTALDDGSNFAEAVAAAKLPVTTTPLITSAGTSRVDAAYKAPAELAPVIKTGFEIAPNDPPEIVALGGDAGYAVVSPGQVLPAAPAPLTSIRDRVATDWIVDQANRKAEAVAKQIADRASAGAPIADAVKAAGVTLPPSRPIAARRIEISDQRGNVPPALRALFTTATGKARMLANPAGGGYFIVKTNKITPGNALSAPQLITQVQSQLSEATAQDYAEQFTAALRKEMGAKRNESAIAAFRTRLLTSGN from the coding sequence ATGCTCTCCTTCTTCCGCCGTCTTTCCAAATCCAAAATCGGCACCGGCATCATGGCGCTGATCCTGATTGCCATCCTGGCCGGGTTCGCAATCGCCGACATTTCCAACTTTGGATCAGGCAAGATCGGTCTGGGTGGAAGCACAGGTGCGCTGGCCAGCGTCGGCAACCAGGACGTGACCGAGCGCGAAGCCAGCGAGGCGATGCAGCGCCGGCTTCAGGAAGCGCGGCAGCAGCGGCCCGAAGCGGATTACAACAGCGTCATCAGCGACCTTCCGGCGGTCATCAACGCGTTGATCGACCAGAGCACAATGCTGGCATTCGCCGACAAATATGGCTTCCCGCTCTCCAAGCGGCTGGTCGATGCGGAGATCGCGCAATTGCCCAACACCAAAGGCCTGGACGGCAAGTTCAGCGAACAGGCTTATCAGCAGTTCCTGGCGCAGCAGCGTCTGACCGACCCGCAAGTCCGCCGCATCTTGTCCGGGGGTTTGTTGCAGCGGCTGATGCTGACGCCGATCGCGACCAACGCTCGCGTGCCGGTCGGCATGGCGACGCCATACGCGTCCCTGCTGCTCGAGGCGCGCGAAGGTGAAGCCGCCATTGTCCCGACCGAACTGTTCAAGGCCGGACTGAAGCCAACGGACGCGCAGATCCAGCAGTTCTACGGGGCCAATCGAAATCGCTACACAGTGCCGGAGCAACGAGCGCTGCGCATCGCTCGGATCGGCGCGGAGCAGGTCGCCGGCGTTGTGCCGAGCGACAAGGAAATCACCGATTATTACAATGCGAACAAGACGGCCTATGCGCCCAGTGACACGCGGTCGCTAACGCAAGTCGTGGTGCCCGACCAGCCGACGGCCAACGCCATCGCCCAGCGGGTCAAGGGCGGTCAGACCTTGTCTGCGGCCGCCGCCCCGGCAGGCGCCCACGCTGCCCTCACCACGCTGACAGATCAAAGCCGCGCGGCCTACTCCAGCGTGGCTGGAGACAAGACCGCCAATGCTGTTTTTGCGGCTGCCAACGGCGCGTTGGTCGGGCCCATCCAGTCCGACTTCGGATGGGTGATCGTGAAGATCGATGCAGTGAAAGCCGGTGGCGGCAAAACGATCGAGCAGGCCCGCGCGGAAATTGCGACAAAGTTGACCGCGGACAAACGGAAGAGCGCGATCGAGGATCTGGTCGACAAGGTCCAGACCGCACTGGACGATGGCAGCAACTTTGCCGAGGCGGTCGCGGCAGCCAAGCTGCCCGTGACGACGACGCCGCTGATCACGAGCGCCGGTACATCACGCGTCGACGCGGCTTACAAGGCTCCTGCAGAGCTTGCGCCGGTGATCAAGACCGGGTTTGAGATCGCACCCAACGACCCGCCCGAAATCGTCGCGCTGGGCGGCGACGCCGGTTACGCGGTGGTCTCCCCCGGCCAGGTTCTGCCGGCAGCCCCGGCACCCCTGACGAGCATTCGCGACCGGGTCGCGACCGACTGGATCGTCGACCAGGCAAACAGAAAAGCTGAAGCCGTCGCCAAGCAGATTGCCGACAGGGCCAGTGCCGGCGCCCCCATTGCCGATGCGGTCAAGGCCGCCGGCGTCACGCTGCCGCCTTCGCGCCCCATCGCTGCCCGGCGCATCGAAATCTCCGATCAGCGCGGCAACGTGCCCCCGGCTTTGCGGGCGTTGTTCACAACCGCAACCGGTAAGGCACGAATGTTAGCCAATCCCGCAGGGGGCGGATATTTCATCGTTAAAACCAATAAGATCACGCCGGGCAATGCGCTCAGTGCGCCGCAGCTAATCACCCAGGTTCAAAGCCAGTTGAGCGAAGCGACGGCGCAAGATTATGCGGAACAATTCACCGCCGCACTACGCAAGGAAATGGGCGCAAAGCGTAATGAAAGCGCGATTGCTGCCTTCCGGACCCGTCTTCTCACCAGCGGGAATTAA
- the tpiA gene encoding triose-phosphate isomerase, with protein MVKKLVAGNWKMHGVSSDVAEIRAIAEGSRQYPSVDVALCLPSILIHRAVEAVPGFAIGGQDVHHAEKGAHTGCTSAQMLEDSGARLTIVGHSERRDAQRESDDEVRAKAEAALGIGLDVILCCGESLDVREGGTAVETVLTQLEGSLPPALAGGAELAIAYEPIWAIGTGKIPSIAEIAEMHAAIRGKLQERFGAAGIQLRILYGGSVKASNAAEIFRIENVDGALVGGASLKAADFLPIVAAAGL; from the coding sequence ATGGTGAAGAAGCTCGTGGCCGGCAACTGGAAGATGCACGGCGTCTCGTCGGACGTCGCGGAAATCCGCGCCATCGCCGAAGGATCTCGTCAGTATCCGAGCGTCGACGTTGCGCTCTGCCTTCCCTCGATCCTAATCCATCGCGCGGTGGAGGCGGTGCCGGGCTTCGCAATCGGCGGTCAGGACGTTCACCATGCCGAAAAAGGCGCCCACACCGGCTGCACCTCCGCGCAAATGCTGGAGGACTCCGGAGCTAGGCTGACCATCGTCGGGCACAGCGAGCGGCGGGATGCGCAGCGGGAGAGCGATGACGAGGTGCGAGCGAAGGCCGAGGCCGCGCTTGGGATTGGCCTCGACGTCATCCTCTGCTGCGGCGAAAGCCTCGACGTTCGAGAAGGCGGCACCGCGGTGGAAACGGTACTCACCCAGCTCGAGGGATCGCTTCCGCCAGCACTCGCCGGCGGTGCCGAGCTCGCCATCGCGTACGAACCGATCTGGGCTATCGGCACCGGCAAGATCCCGAGCATTGCCGAGATTGCCGAGATGCATGCCGCCATCCGCGGCAAGCTTCAGGAGCGTTTTGGGGCCGCAGGCATCCAGCTCCGCATTCTCTACGGCGGATCGGTTAAGGCCTCCAACGCCGCCGAGATTTTCCGCATTGAGAACGTGGACGGGGCGCTCGTCGGTGGGGCAAGTCTCAAAGCCGCGGATTTTCTCCCCATCGTCGCAGCGGCAGGACTGTAA